Proteins encoded within one genomic window of Gambusia affinis linkage group LG09, SWU_Gaff_1.0, whole genome shotgun sequence:
- the LOC122836687 gene encoding signal-transducing adaptor protein 1-like isoform X3 has translation MEGRPHPRVVHRRRETITALPLYHYGNLLKKNLREKDFRNFYGELRGSTLFLYNNDTQDTYSERLDLGLIKSMGIESPYKNKGPTIFTLSLPLEDVQLKMDNADTGEEWRGYIMTLVNKEIPSDLQVLPGQKMKLKEMLALEKKRNPHLQRPELPPRPGFLQTKDTPDMPACFFDVTRQEAERLLSENPENGNIILRPSTMPKNYALTLRQKTDRGHVLKNYRVTSTNAGFVIELETPITVHSLNDVLKYFLEKTEYRLRPYVVAQPYDTRIVVAPPPRCVNVSPPVVPKAQVAPMQRSQAKDKHLPPVPRPDEGEYVIPEEPMMDDHMMMKALVTGELQAILRMRKENLYVDTGMDEDSTYLNEGIVG, from the exons GATTTCAGGAACTTCTACGGAGAGCTCAGAGGATCAACACTGTTTCTGTACAACAATGATACACAAGACACA TATTCAGAAAGGCTGGACCTGGGGCTGATAAAGTCCATGGGCATAGAGTCTCCTTATAAAAACAAAGGGCCAACCATTTTCACCTTAAGCTTGCCCCTGGAGGACGTGCAGTTAAAG ATGGATAATGCTGACACAGGAGAGGAATGGAGAGGCTACATTATGACTCTGGTTAAT aaaGAGATTCCCTCAGACCTTCAGGTGCTGCCTGGTCAGAAAATGAAGCTGAAGGAGATGCTGgctctggaaaagaaaagaaaccctCATCTGCAGCGCCCTGAACTTCCTCCCCGACCGGGCTTCCTGCAGACTAAAGATACTCCTGACATGCCTGC TTGTTTTTTCGACGTGACCCGACAGGAGGCTGAAAGGCTGCTCAGTGAGAACCCGGAAAACGGAAACATCATCCTCCGCCCGTCCACCATGCCCAAGAACTACGCCCTGACGCTCAGACAAAAGACCGACAG AGGGCATGTCCTGAAGAACTACAGGGTGACCTCCACCAACGCTGGCTTTGTGATCGAACTCGAGACTCCA ATAACAGTCCACTCACTGAACGATGTACTGAAGTACTTCCTGGAGAAGACAGAGTATCGCCTTCGTCCCTATGTTGTAGCTCAACCCTACGATACTCGGATTG taGTGGCTCCTCCTCCGAGATGTGTCAACGTGTCACCACCTGTGGTCCCCAAAGCTCAGGTGGCCCCCATGCAGCGATCCCAGGCCAAAGACAAGCATCTTCCACCCGTTCCCAGGCCTGATGAGGGAGAATATGTGATACCAGAAGAACCCATGATGGACGATCATATGATGATGAAAG CTCTGGTGACTGGTGAGCTTCAGGCAATTTTAcgaatgagaaaagaaaacctcTACGTGGACACTGGAATGGACGAAGACTCCACATACCTGAATGAAG GGATTGTCGGCTAG
- the LOC122836687 gene encoding signal-transducing adaptor protein 1-like isoform X1: MEGRPHPRVVHRRRETITALPLYHYGNLLKKNLREKDFRNFYGELRGSTLFLYNNDTQDTYSERLDLGLIKSMGIESPYKNKGPTIFTLSLPLEDVQLKMDNADTGEEWRGYIMTLVNKEIPSDLQVLPGQKMKLKEMLALEKKRNPHLQRPELPPRPGFLQTKDTPDMPACFFDVTRQEAERLLSENPENGNIILRPSTMPKNYALTLRQKTDRGHVLKNYRVTSTNAGFVIELETPITVHSLNDVLKYFLEKTEYRLRPYVVAQPYDTRIVVAPPPRCVNVSPPVVPKAQVAPMQRSQAKDKHLPPVPRPDEGEYVIPEEPMMDDHMMMKALVTGELQAILRMRKENLYVDTGMDEDSTYLNEGEKFKSKVQWTTNVPMP, from the exons GATTTCAGGAACTTCTACGGAGAGCTCAGAGGATCAACACTGTTTCTGTACAACAATGATACACAAGACACA TATTCAGAAAGGCTGGACCTGGGGCTGATAAAGTCCATGGGCATAGAGTCTCCTTATAAAAACAAAGGGCCAACCATTTTCACCTTAAGCTTGCCCCTGGAGGACGTGCAGTTAAAG ATGGATAATGCTGACACAGGAGAGGAATGGAGAGGCTACATTATGACTCTGGTTAAT aaaGAGATTCCCTCAGACCTTCAGGTGCTGCCTGGTCAGAAAATGAAGCTGAAGGAGATGCTGgctctggaaaagaaaagaaaccctCATCTGCAGCGCCCTGAACTTCCTCCCCGACCGGGCTTCCTGCAGACTAAAGATACTCCTGACATGCCTGC TTGTTTTTTCGACGTGACCCGACAGGAGGCTGAAAGGCTGCTCAGTGAGAACCCGGAAAACGGAAACATCATCCTCCGCCCGTCCACCATGCCCAAGAACTACGCCCTGACGCTCAGACAAAAGACCGACAG AGGGCATGTCCTGAAGAACTACAGGGTGACCTCCACCAACGCTGGCTTTGTGATCGAACTCGAGACTCCA ATAACAGTCCACTCACTGAACGATGTACTGAAGTACTTCCTGGAGAAGACAGAGTATCGCCTTCGTCCCTATGTTGTAGCTCAACCCTACGATACTCGGATTG taGTGGCTCCTCCTCCGAGATGTGTCAACGTGTCACCACCTGTGGTCCCCAAAGCTCAGGTGGCCCCCATGCAGCGATCCCAGGCCAAAGACAAGCATCTTCCACCCGTTCCCAGGCCTGATGAGGGAGAATATGTGATACCAGAAGAACCCATGATGGACGATCATATGATGATGAAAG CTCTGGTGACTGGTGAGCTTCAGGCAATTTTAcgaatgagaaaagaaaacctcTACGTGGACACTGGAATGGACGAAGACTCCACATACCTGAATGAAGGtgaaaaattcaaatcaaaggTCCAGTGGACAACCAACGTCCCCATGCCATGA
- the LOC122836687 gene encoding signal-transducing adaptor protein 1-like isoform X2, with amino-acid sequence MEGRPHPRVVHRRRETITALPLYHYGNLLKKNLREKDFRNFYGELRGSTLFLYNNDTQDTYSERLDLGLIKSMGIESPYKNKGPTIFTLSLPLEDVQLKMDNADTGEEWRGYIMTLVNKEIPSDLQVLPGQKMKLKEMLALEKKRNPHLQRPELPPRPGFLQTKDTPDMPACFFDVTRQEAERLLSENPENGNIILRPSTMPKNYALTLRQKTDRGHVLKNYRVTSTNAGFVIELETPITVHSLNDVLKYFLEKTEYRLRPYVVAQPYDTRIVAPPPRCVNVSPPVVPKAQVAPMQRSQAKDKHLPPVPRPDEGEYVIPEEPMMDDHMMMKALVTGELQAILRMRKENLYVDTGMDEDSTYLNEGEKFKSKVQWTTNVPMP; translated from the exons GATTTCAGGAACTTCTACGGAGAGCTCAGAGGATCAACACTGTTTCTGTACAACAATGATACACAAGACACA TATTCAGAAAGGCTGGACCTGGGGCTGATAAAGTCCATGGGCATAGAGTCTCCTTATAAAAACAAAGGGCCAACCATTTTCACCTTAAGCTTGCCCCTGGAGGACGTGCAGTTAAAG ATGGATAATGCTGACACAGGAGAGGAATGGAGAGGCTACATTATGACTCTGGTTAAT aaaGAGATTCCCTCAGACCTTCAGGTGCTGCCTGGTCAGAAAATGAAGCTGAAGGAGATGCTGgctctggaaaagaaaagaaaccctCATCTGCAGCGCCCTGAACTTCCTCCCCGACCGGGCTTCCTGCAGACTAAAGATACTCCTGACATGCCTGC TTGTTTTTTCGACGTGACCCGACAGGAGGCTGAAAGGCTGCTCAGTGAGAACCCGGAAAACGGAAACATCATCCTCCGCCCGTCCACCATGCCCAAGAACTACGCCCTGACGCTCAGACAAAAGACCGACAG AGGGCATGTCCTGAAGAACTACAGGGTGACCTCCACCAACGCTGGCTTTGTGATCGAACTCGAGACTCCA ATAACAGTCCACTCACTGAACGATGTACTGAAGTACTTCCTGGAGAAGACAGAGTATCGCCTTCGTCCCTATGTTGTAGCTCAACCCTACGATACTCGGATTG TGGCTCCTCCTCCGAGATGTGTCAACGTGTCACCACCTGTGGTCCCCAAAGCTCAGGTGGCCCCCATGCAGCGATCCCAGGCCAAAGACAAGCATCTTCCACCCGTTCCCAGGCCTGATGAGGGAGAATATGTGATACCAGAAGAACCCATGATGGACGATCATATGATGATGAAAG CTCTGGTGACTGGTGAGCTTCAGGCAATTTTAcgaatgagaaaagaaaacctcTACGTGGACACTGGAATGGACGAAGACTCCACATACCTGAATGAAGGtgaaaaattcaaatcaaaggTCCAGTGGACAACCAACGTCCCCATGCCATGA